One Legionella lansingensis genomic region harbors:
- the lpdA gene encoding dihydrolipoyl dehydrogenase, translating to MAGIKTEVIVLGSGPGGYTAAFRAADLGKKVVLVERFDSLGGVCLNVGCIPSKALLHIAKVIDEAHEMAEQGVTFGKPKLDNKKLVAWKNSVVGKLTGGLKVLTKQRKVEVVTGIAKFSGAHQVIVEGKDGKTTVDFENAIIAVGSESIKLPFIPEDPRIFSSTGALELADIKGNLLVIGGGIIGLEMATVYSAMGVDVTVVEFMDQLMPGADADLVNVLQKRMTKKGTKILLKTKVTSVEAKKDGIYVSMEGQHATDKPLCFQQVLVSVGRKPNGGTIDAHKAGVNVDERGFIKVDNQLRTNVTHIFAIGDVIGQPMLAHKAIPEGRVAAEVIAGMKHYFDPKCIANVAYTDPEVAWTGLTEKEAKEKGIAYEKGTVPWVASGRALSMGREEGMTKLLFCPETNRILGAGVVGINAGDLIAETSLAIEMGCDVEDIALTIHPHPTLSESIALAAEVFEGTITDLYLPKKKKE from the coding sequence ATGGCTGGAATTAAAACAGAAGTAATCGTGTTAGGTAGTGGTCCTGGTGGTTATACAGCGGCATTTCGTGCTGCCGATTTAGGTAAGAAAGTTGTTCTTGTTGAGCGCTTCGATTCTTTAGGGGGTGTTTGTTTAAACGTCGGTTGTATCCCTTCGAAAGCCTTGCTTCATATTGCCAAAGTAATCGATGAGGCTCATGAAATGGCAGAACAAGGTGTTACTTTTGGTAAGCCAAAGTTGGACAATAAAAAGTTGGTTGCTTGGAAGAATTCTGTGGTTGGTAAGCTTACTGGTGGGTTAAAGGTGCTCACTAAGCAACGTAAAGTTGAGGTAGTTACTGGGATTGCGAAATTCTCTGGTGCACATCAGGTGATTGTTGAAGGAAAAGATGGCAAAACAACCGTCGATTTTGAAAATGCTATCATTGCTGTTGGTAGTGAGTCGATAAAGCTCCCCTTCATTCCTGAAGATCCTCGTATTTTTAGCTCAACGGGGGCATTGGAGCTTGCTGATATTAAAGGAAATTTATTAGTCATTGGTGGTGGTATTATTGGTCTTGAAATGGCAACGGTTTATTCAGCTATGGGTGTTGATGTGACAGTGGTTGAATTCATGGATCAATTAATGCCTGGCGCCGATGCTGATCTGGTCAATGTCTTACAAAAGAGAATGACTAAAAAAGGAACCAAGATTTTATTGAAGACTAAGGTTACTTCTGTAGAAGCTAAAAAAGATGGCATTTATGTGTCTATGGAAGGCCAACATGCCACCGACAAGCCACTATGTTTTCAACAGGTATTGGTATCTGTAGGAAGAAAGCCCAATGGTGGCACTATCGATGCGCATAAAGCTGGTGTCAATGTCGATGAGCGGGGCTTCATTAAGGTTGATAATCAGCTACGCACGAATGTAACACATATTTTCGCGATCGGTGATGTGATTGGTCAACCCATGTTAGCGCACAAAGCTATCCCAGAAGGACGAGTGGCAGCAGAGGTCATAGCTGGTATGAAGCATTACTTTGATCCCAAATGTATTGCTAATGTGGCTTATACGGATCCTGAGGTGGCATGGACCGGGCTTACTGAGAAAGAGGCCAAGGAGAAAGGTATTGCCTATGAAAAAGGCACGGTCCCTTGGGTTGCGAGTGGACGGGCTCTAAGCATGGGACGTGAAGAAGGAATGACCAAATTGCTCTTCTGCCCTGAGACCAATCGTATTCTTGGTGCTGGGGTTGTGGGTATCAATGCCGGCGATTTAATTGCTGAAACTTCATTGGCAATTGAAATGGGTTGTGATGTGGAGGATATCGCCTTGACAATTCATCCTCATCCTACATTATCTGAGTCAATAGCGTTAGCGGCTGAGGTTTTTGAAGGCACAATTACTGATTTGTATTTACCGAAGAAAAAGAAAGAATAA
- the aceE gene encoding pyruvate dehydrogenase (acetyl-transferring), homodimeric type: protein MLYENSNDIDPIETREWLDALQAVLSADGSERATFLLQELIKKANAEGVKLTSSINTPYCNTIRTHEEKLMPPDEGIGKRIAALIRWNAVAMVLRAGKYAPELGGHIATYASAATLYEVGFNYFFKGPKGENGGDLIYFQGHSSPGIYARAFLEGRLSEEQLDHFRQEVEVNGLSSYPHPWLMGDFWQFPTVSMGLGPLQAIYQARFLKYLENRGLIKAEGRKVWAFLGDGEMDEPESVGALSIAAREKLDNLIFVVNCNLQRLDGPVRGNGKIIQELEGLFRGAGWNVIKVIWGGRWDPLFARDDKGIMQKRMEECVDGDYQAYKANDGAYVRKHFFGQYPELKKMVENMSDDEIWRLNRGGHDPQKVYAAYAQAVEHRGNPTVILAKTIKGYGMGAAGEGLNITHQQKKMSIEQLRAFRDRFSIPISDDKITEIPFYRPDASSPEIQYLHKQREALGGSLPIRESQFKPLKVPQLSAFDTITQSTGEREISTTMAFVRILSTLLKDKELGKRIVPIVPDECRTFGMEGLFRQIGIYSPVGQLYTPVDHEQVMYYREAKDGQILEEGINEAGAFCSWMAAGTSYSSNRLPMIPFYIYYSMFGFQRIGDLAWAAGDMQARGFLLGGTAGRTTLAGEGLQHQDGHSHILASTIPNCVSYDPTFAYELAVIIQHGLYRMYEKQDNVFYYITVMNENYTHPDMPKGVEEGIIKGMYLLQESKKPSKKHVQLMGSGTILREVIAAAKMLDEDFGVSSDVWSVTSFNELRRDGLAVERHNRMHPKDKPKQSYVSEQLAGRKGPVIAATDYIRLYADQIRPFISAPFISLGTDGYGRSDTRERLRYFFEVDAKFIVIAVLDALAQQDVLSKSMVVDAMKRYGIDSKKPNPVTQ from the coding sequence ATGTTATATGAAAATAGTAATGACATAGACCCGATTGAAACACGTGAATGGCTGGATGCCTTACAGGCTGTACTCTCCGCTGATGGAAGCGAACGTGCCACATTTCTTTTACAAGAGCTCATTAAAAAAGCTAATGCCGAGGGAGTGAAACTGACAAGCTCCATTAATACCCCTTATTGTAATACCATTAGAACGCATGAAGAAAAATTAATGCCACCTGATGAGGGAATTGGTAAGCGAATTGCTGCTCTTATTCGATGGAATGCCGTAGCCATGGTTTTGCGTGCAGGTAAATATGCTCCAGAATTGGGTGGACATATCGCTACTTACGCTTCAGCAGCCACCTTATATGAAGTTGGGTTTAATTATTTCTTCAAAGGACCAAAGGGAGAAAATGGTGGGGATTTAATTTATTTCCAAGGACATTCTTCCCCAGGAATCTACGCACGTGCCTTTCTGGAAGGGCGATTGTCTGAGGAACAATTAGATCACTTCAGGCAAGAAGTCGAAGTGAATGGCCTGTCTTCATATCCTCATCCTTGGCTAATGGGAGATTTTTGGCAGTTCCCTACAGTGTCGATGGGTTTGGGGCCCTTACAGGCAATATATCAGGCTCGTTTTCTTAAATACCTTGAAAATCGTGGCCTAATCAAGGCCGAGGGTCGCAAAGTCTGGGCTTTTCTTGGTGATGGAGAGATGGATGAACCTGAATCAGTAGGGGCGTTATCCATTGCTGCGCGTGAAAAGTTAGATAATCTGATTTTTGTAGTCAATTGTAATTTACAACGACTTGATGGCCCCGTTCGTGGTAATGGCAAAATAATTCAAGAATTAGAGGGATTATTTCGTGGGGCAGGGTGGAATGTAATTAAAGTCATCTGGGGCGGGCGTTGGGATCCGCTATTTGCTCGTGATGACAAGGGTATAATGCAAAAGCGCATGGAAGAATGCGTGGATGGTGATTATCAAGCTTATAAAGCCAATGATGGTGCCTATGTTCGCAAGCATTTTTTTGGTCAGTATCCTGAGCTTAAAAAAATGGTTGAAAATATGTCAGATGATGAAATCTGGCGTCTGAATCGCGGAGGCCACGATCCACAAAAAGTCTATGCTGCCTATGCCCAAGCAGTTGAACATCGAGGTAACCCTACCGTGATCTTGGCTAAAACCATTAAAGGCTATGGTATGGGGGCTGCTGGGGAGGGTCTAAATATTACCCACCAACAGAAAAAAATGTCCATCGAACAATTGCGAGCGTTTAGAGACCGATTTAGCATTCCAATAAGTGACGATAAGATCACAGAAATCCCCTTTTATCGTCCCGATGCTAGCAGTCCGGAAATTCAATATTTGCATAAACAAAGAGAGGCTTTGGGTGGTTCTTTGCCAATACGTGAGAGTCAATTTAAACCTCTTAAAGTGCCTCAACTGTCTGCCTTTGACACGATTACTCAAAGCACGGGTGAGCGTGAGATCTCTACGACTATGGCTTTTGTTCGTATATTATCTACGCTGCTTAAAGACAAGGAATTGGGTAAAAGAATCGTCCCCATTGTGCCAGATGAATGCCGAACATTCGGGATGGAGGGTTTGTTTCGCCAGATTGGTATCTACTCACCCGTAGGTCAGCTATATACTCCTGTCGATCATGAGCAGGTAATGTATTACCGAGAAGCCAAAGACGGACAAATACTTGAGGAAGGGATTAATGAGGCGGGTGCTTTTTGCTCTTGGATGGCGGCAGGGACATCCTATAGCTCGAATAGACTACCCATGATCCCCTTTTATATTTATTACTCCATGTTTGGTTTCCAGCGAATTGGAGATTTGGCCTGGGCTGCAGGTGATATGCAGGCTCGTGGATTTTTATTAGGCGGAACAGCGGGTAGAACCACACTCGCGGGAGAGGGTCTGCAGCATCAGGATGGACACAGTCATATTCTGGCTTCGACGATCCCTAACTGTGTTTCCTATGATCCAACATTTGCCTACGAATTGGCAGTAATTATCCAGCATGGTTTATATCGAATGTATGAAAAGCAAGATAACGTTTTTTACTACATTACCGTAATGAATGAAAACTACACCCATCCAGATATGCCCAAGGGAGTGGAAGAGGGAATTATCAAAGGAATGTACTTGTTGCAGGAATCTAAAAAACCAAGCAAAAAACATGTGCAGCTAATGGGAAGCGGTACTATCTTGCGTGAAGTTATTGCAGCGGCAAAAATGCTCGATGAAGATTTTGGGGTCAGTTCGGATGTATGGAGTGTAACAAGCTTCAATGAGTTAAGACGTGATGGATTGGCAGTGGAACGCCATAATCGTATGCATCCCAAAGATAAGCCAAAGCAAAGTTATGTCAGTGAGCAGTTAGCCGGTCGAAAAGGGCCAGTCATTGCAGCTACTGATTATATACGTTTATATGCAGATCAAATTCGACCATTTATTTCTGCGCCGTTTATTAGTTTGGGTACTGACGGTTATGGACGCAGTGACACTCGGGAGCGCCTGCGCTATTTCTTTGAAGTTGATGCCAAATTCATTGTTATTGCTGTTCTAGATGCTTTAGCACAACAAGATGTGTTATCAAAGTCAATGGTTGTGGATGCAATGAAACGTTATGGCATTGATAGTAAAAAACCAAACCCAGTGACCCAATGA
- a CDS encoding cation:proton antiporter, producing MHTGAVFYTIFLIFAGAAIFSTLVLYTKQSLLVAYILLGAALGPWGLGLVADVSVVQQVGDVGIVFLLFLLGLHLQPQNLVHMLRKITLIAVISSICFAVLAYLIGRWFGLEKTESWILGAAMMFSSTIIGLKLLPTTILHHQHTGEVMISVLLMQDVIAIIVLILINGVQGGGFSWNDLLLVCLALPALTLFGFAVERYILVRLLARFDRTQEYVFLLSIGWCLGMSVLAQRLGLTEDIGAFIAGVTLASSPISLYIAESLKPLRDFFLVMFFFAIGATFNFGFAAQVVIPAFILAVLMLVIKPILFNLLLSKAGEKKPVAREVGVRLGQASEFSLLVASVSLSTKLISEVAANLIQATTILTFIVSSYWVVLKYPTPIALSDKMRKD from the coding sequence ATGCATACAGGGGCAGTTTTTTATACCATTTTTTTAATCTTTGCTGGAGCAGCTATATTTTCAACATTGGTGCTCTATACCAAGCAGTCTCTACTCGTTGCATACATTTTATTAGGAGCTGCCTTAGGACCTTGGGGCTTAGGGCTCGTTGCTGATGTTAGTGTTGTCCAACAGGTAGGAGACGTTGGCATCGTATTTCTATTGTTCTTATTAGGCCTTCATTTGCAGCCGCAAAATTTAGTGCATATGTTACGAAAGATAACCTTGATTGCCGTTATCAGCTCAATATGCTTTGCTGTTCTTGCCTATTTAATAGGTCGCTGGTTTGGTTTGGAGAAAACCGAATCGTGGATTCTAGGGGCGGCCATGATGTTTTCAAGTACTATCATTGGCTTAAAACTGCTCCCTACAACGATCTTGCATCATCAACATACAGGTGAAGTGATGATCAGTGTGCTGTTAATGCAAGACGTGATTGCTATTATCGTTCTCATTTTAATTAATGGTGTTCAGGGCGGGGGATTCTCCTGGAATGATTTACTCTTGGTTTGTCTTGCACTGCCAGCGCTTACTTTGTTCGGTTTTGCGGTAGAGCGTTATATTTTGGTGAGATTGTTAGCTCGTTTTGATCGTACCCAAGAGTACGTTTTTTTATTATCAATAGGTTGGTGTTTGGGAATGTCAGTTCTTGCACAGAGATTAGGGTTGACGGAAGATATTGGTGCCTTCATAGCGGGTGTAACACTGGCTTCAAGTCCAATTTCACTTTATATTGCTGAAAGTCTGAAGCCTCTTCGTGACTTTTTTCTGGTAATGTTTTTCTTTGCAATTGGTGCGACGTTTAACTTTGGTTTTGCTGCCCAGGTGGTTATACCTGCTTTTATTCTAGCTGTTTTAATGTTGGTTATTAAGCCAATTCTCTTTAATTTACTTCTGAGTAAAGCCGGTGAAAAGAAACCCGTGGCGAGAGAAGTTGGTGTACGATTAGGGCAAGCAAGTGAGTTCTCTTTGCTAGTAGCCAGTGTCTCCTTAAGTACCAAGCTGATTTCCGAAGTAGCGGCAAATCTGATACAAGCAACAACAATCTTAACCTTTATCGTCTCTTCTTATTGGGTGGTGTTAAAATACCCAACACCAATAGCCTTGTCTGATAAAATGCGTAAGGATTAA
- a CDS encoding regulatory signaling modulator protein AmpE gives MKLFVIVLCLLSERYLIHAVSHNRFYWFSSYFAAISQKWVAAETSFLIQASVLALVVLIPVVIVWLLLYIFGHLLFGFIGFLLNLVIFYYCLGPQNPFYPVRSEEQENETMVGDYFAKVNGELFAVIFWYIVAGPIGILVYRLISLCSEQSLTAKLAQTITDVLDWIPARLTLLLYLLVGNFQRGIGFFMGMFFASPEKNDDLLSQGGLLAARTNETETVILPYAENLMEQALVVYLVFLALFTLTSWL, from the coding sequence ATGAAATTATTTGTTATTGTCCTTTGTTTGTTGAGCGAGCGTTACCTCATCCATGCTGTATCACACAATAGATTCTATTGGTTCTCATCCTACTTTGCCGCTATTAGCCAAAAATGGGTAGCAGCAGAAACCTCATTTCTTATCCAGGCTTCAGTTCTAGCTCTTGTAGTACTCATTCCGGTGGTGATTGTTTGGCTACTATTGTACATTTTTGGTCATTTGCTGTTTGGTTTTATAGGATTTCTACTTAATCTGGTAATTTTTTATTATTGCTTAGGCCCACAAAATCCTTTTTATCCAGTTCGAAGTGAGGAACAGGAAAATGAAACGATGGTGGGTGATTATTTTGCTAAAGTTAATGGAGAACTTTTTGCAGTTATTTTCTGGTACATTGTTGCTGGGCCCATAGGAATACTTGTTTATCGACTCATTTCGTTATGTAGCGAGCAATCATTAACTGCAAAACTGGCTCAAACAATTACTGATGTTTTGGATTGGATTCCTGCTAGGCTGACACTTTTGTTATATTTGTTGGTTGGAAATTTCCAAAGAGGGATTGGTTTTTTCATGGGAATGTTTTTTGCATCCCCAGAAAAAAATGATGACTTATTAAGTCAGGGTGGTTTATTGGCAGCACGTACGAATGAAACCGAAACAGTAATCTTGCCTTACGCTGAGAACTTGATGGAGCAGGCACTCGTTGTATATTTAGTTTTTTTGGCATTGTTTACCCTTACGTCTTGGCTATAA
- the aceF gene encoding dihydrolipoyllysine-residue acetyltransferase — translation MVDEIKIKVPDIGGATNVDVIEIMVKPGDEISKDTALITLESDKASMEIPSPEAGKVKGIHVKLGDKVSEGDVILTLVGEPSQPEQSLETKSPPAEKAEIKQAPPVFEAEKVPAPGRQTIEVRVPDIGGATDVDVIDIMVSTGQTIVKEQSLITLEGDKATMDIPSPASGVIEDIAVKVGDKVSQDTLILMLKTEQDIAEAPSMPSAATEVMPKEIEKENVQQPVTQPSTVPPTAEGRGINIPAGPAVRRMAREFGINLAEVQGSGRKSRITKEDLQHYVKTRLSEKPAAGFSLPSTPTIDFSKFGEIETKPLNKIKRITGINVHRSWITVPHVTQFDEADITELEAFRKSETENAKQSGYKLTILAFVTKVVSKALAVYPQFNASLDATGENLIYKHYYHIGIAVDTPNGLVVPVIRDVNRLSVSDIALEMGRLSAKAREKGLTPADMSGGCFTISSLGGLGGTAFTPIVNSPEVAILGLSRSSMKPVYEKEEFKPRLMLPLSLSYDHRVIDGAEAARFTRFIAESLADIRRILL, via the coding sequence ATGGTAGATGAGATTAAAATAAAAGTCCCTGATATTGGTGGCGCAACAAACGTTGATGTGATTGAGATCATGGTAAAGCCAGGGGATGAAATCAGTAAGGACACAGCGCTAATTACCCTGGAATCTGACAAGGCAAGCATGGAAATTCCATCGCCAGAGGCAGGAAAGGTCAAGGGTATCCATGTCAAACTTGGAGATAAGGTATCAGAAGGTGATGTCATTTTAACTTTGGTGGGAGAGCCGTCGCAACCTGAGCAATCTCTTGAAACCAAGTCTCCTCCTGCAGAGAAAGCCGAGATAAAGCAAGCACCTCCGGTCTTTGAAGCGGAGAAAGTACCTGCGCCAGGTAGACAAACCATAGAGGTTCGTGTGCCAGATATCGGTGGGGCAACGGATGTTGACGTTATTGACATTATGGTAAGTACAGGGCAAACCATTGTGAAGGAGCAATCCCTTATTACCCTTGAAGGGGATAAGGCGACTATGGATATTCCTTCACCTGCTAGTGGCGTTATTGAAGATATTGCTGTCAAAGTGGGCGATAAAGTTTCTCAAGACACACTCATTTTAATGCTTAAAACAGAACAAGATATTGCAGAAGCTCCATCTATGCCCTCTGCAGCAACCGAAGTGATGCCTAAGGAAATTGAAAAAGAAAACGTGCAGCAACCTGTAACCCAGCCTTCGACGGTTCCACCAACGGCAGAAGGGAGGGGGATAAATATTCCTGCGGGTCCAGCAGTACGTCGAATGGCACGAGAGTTTGGTATTAACTTAGCTGAAGTCCAAGGTAGTGGGCGAAAATCAAGAATTACTAAAGAAGATCTTCAACATTATGTCAAAACAAGATTAAGCGAAAAGCCAGCTGCAGGATTCTCACTACCATCAACTCCTACGATTGACTTCAGCAAATTTGGTGAAATTGAAACGAAGCCATTAAATAAAATCAAACGTATAACAGGGATCAATGTTCATCGTTCATGGATTACCGTTCCTCATGTGACTCAGTTTGATGAAGCGGATATCACTGAACTAGAAGCATTTAGAAAGTCAGAAACAGAAAACGCCAAACAATCAGGTTACAAGCTAACAATTCTTGCTTTTGTCACCAAAGTAGTCAGTAAAGCATTGGCAGTATATCCTCAATTCAATGCTTCTCTTGATGCAACCGGTGAGAATTTAATCTACAAACATTATTATCATATTGGCATCGCTGTGGATACGCCAAATGGTTTGGTGGTTCCTGTTATTCGCGATGTTAATCGGTTGTCAGTAAGCGACATTGCTTTGGAGATGGGACGATTAAGCGCTAAAGCTCGTGAAAAAGGGTTAACGCCTGCAGATATGAGCGGGGGCTGTTTTACTATTTCAAGCTTGGGCGGTCTGGGAGGAACGGCATTTACCCCAATCGTAAATAGTCCTGAGGTTGCGATTCTAGGTCTTTCACGATCGAGCATGAAGCCTGTGTATGAGAAAGAGGAATTTAAACCGCGACTGATGTTACCCTTATCCCTTTCTTATGATCATCGAGTGATTGATGGCGCTGAGGCTGCACGATTTACGCGATTCATTGCTGAGTCACTTGCAGATATTCGGCGGATTTTGCTCTGA